A stretch of DNA from Candidatus Eisenbacteria bacterium:
ACGCCGGCTCGCGAGTCAGGGTCTCGAGGGGATGGACGGGGTTGGAAGGTAGGTCCTGCGCCGCGACACGCACGCCGCGCGCGGCGATCGAGACGAGACGCGCGCGGTCCGCGTCGTCGAGGAAGACGTAGGACAGGATCTCGCGCTTGCCGGGAGCGTGATGGAGCCCTCCGACGTTGAGTTCCCGGATCGGGAACCCTCCCGTCACGAGCCGCTCCGCCTCGGCGGTCCCGGGCATCACGACGAGCGTGCGCTCGCGCTCGATCTCCGGAAGGAGCGCGGGGTCGAGCGCTTCCGCCACCGAGAGCACGCGCCCCCGGGCCTCCTCCGGCACGCCGATCAGGCAGAGCTCGGATCGGTCCGTGTCCGCGCGGACCGTGTCCGAGACCACGAGGTAGAGGGTCGGCCGGAGCGCGCGTCCCCATCCGAAGGCCACCTGGCCGTGGATCAGCCGGTCGTCGACGCGCGCGAGCAGGAGCGGCACGGGCTCACAGGAGGACGATTCCCGCCTTCCCCTTCGCCTCCATTCGCGGAAGGAGCTCGTCGAGGGAGAGGGTGTCCCGGTAGTGGAAGAACTCGACCAGCATCGGGAGATTGACGCCGGTGATCTTCCGGAGGTCACGACCGCCGCGTCCCACGCGGCGCGAAGCGATCCCGCAGCTCCCCGCCGCGAGGTCGGTGAAGAGCACGACCGGCACGCGCTCGGGGATCGCGGCGAGGCGGCTCTCGATGGCCTCGGCCAGGCCGTCCGCCGAGAGGCCGCTGTTGCTCACGGTCTCGACGTCCGTCTGGGGGCCCAGGATCGACACGACCGTCCGGATCATCTCCTCCCCGAGCGTACCGTGCGTCACGAAGAGGGCGATCGGGCGGGATCCGTTCATGCCCAAGGCGCTATTCGGTGTCGTCCCGCACCATCGGGCTCGCGAGGAGCTTCGAGCGCATGCTCTCCAAGAGCCGGTCGTTGAGCGCGCGGGCGGGGTGGTAGCCGTACACCTTGACGAGATGGTTGAGCGCGACCACCTCGGCGATCACCGTGATGTTCTTGCCGGGAAAGATGGGGATCGTGATGAGCGGGATCTGGATGCCCAGGTAGCTCACCATCTGGTCGTCGAGCCCCACGCGCTCGAAGTCGCGCGCGTCGTTCCACTCGGTCAGGTGAACCTCCACCTCGACGCGCTTCTGGCCGCGGATCGACCGGATGCCGAAGATCGACTGCACGTCGATGATCCCCAGCCCGCGGACCTCCATCGTGTGCTTCAGGACCTCGTTGCACGCGCCGATCAGCACGTCGCCGTGCCGGCGCGTGATCCGCACCACGTCGTCGGCGACGAGGCGGTGTCCGCGCTCCACCAGATCGAGCGCCGTCTCGCTCTTTCCGATTCCGCTCCGCCCGG
This window harbors:
- a CDS encoding PTS sugar transporter subunit IIB gives rise to the protein MPLLLARVDDRLIHGQVAFGWGRALRPTLYLVVSDTVRADTDRSELCLIGVPEEARGRVLSVAEALDPALLPEIERERTLVVMPGTAEAERLVTGGFPIRELNVGGLHHAPGKREILSYVFLDDADRARLVSIAARGVRVAAQDLPSNPVHPLETLTREPA
- the hprK gene encoding HPr(Ser) kinase/phosphatase, which codes for MSSTNGAPSLTVAQLYEQQKEQLSLELLSQSVESRVPITVSDINRPGMALTGFTENFLAERIQIFGRTESAYLATLDDREREEALDRLFQFQTPCIIVAKGLEVPEGLLTRANKHRIPVLRTPQDTTPFIHQLTAFLDYVFAPSHTVHASLVDVYGIGLLFTGRSGIGKSETALDLVERGHRLVADDVVRITRRHGDVLIGACNEVLKHTMEVRGLGIIDVQSIFGIRSIRGQKRVEVEVHLTEWNDARDFERVGLDDQMVSYLGIQIPLITIPIFPGKNITVIAEVVALNHLVKVYGYHPARALNDRLLESMRSKLLASPMVRDDTE